In a single window of the Pongo abelii isolate AG06213 chromosome 1, NHGRI_mPonAbe1-v2.0_pri, whole genome shotgun sequence genome:
- the MYCL gene encoding protein L-Myc, whose translation MCVCEGCRAAPSRRGAGPLQVAGGGSEGADMDYDSYQHYFYDYDCGEDFYRSTAPSEDIWKKFELVPSPPTSPPWGLGPGAGDPAPGIGPLEPWPGGCTGDEAESRGHSKGWGRNYASIIRRDCMWSGFSARERLERAVSDRLAAGAPRGNPPKASAAPDCTPSLEAGNPAPAAPCPLGEPKTQACSGSESPSDSENEEIDVVTVEKRQSLGIRKPVTITVRADPLDPCMKHFHISIHQQQHNYAARFPPESCSQEEASERGPQEEVLERDAAGEKEDEEDEEIVSPPPVESEAAQSCHPKPVSSDTEDVTKRKNHNFLERKRRNDLRSRFLALRDQVPTLASCSKAPKVVILSKALEYLQALVGAEKRMATEKRQLRCRQQQLQKRIAYLSGY comes from the exons ATGTGCGTGTGTGAGGGCTGCCGGGCTGCCCCGAGCCGGCGGGGAGCCGGTCCGCTCCAGGTGGCGGGCGGCGGGAGCGAG GGAGCGGACATGGACTACGACTCGTACCAGCACTATTTCTACGACTATGACTGCGGGGAGGATTTCTACCGCTCCACGGCGCCCAGCGAGGACATCTGGAAGAAATTCGAGCTGGTGCCATCGCCCCCCACGTCGCCGCCCTGGGGCTTGGGTCCCGGCGCAGGGGACCCGGCCCCCGGGATTGGTCCCCTGGAGCCGTGGCCCGGAGGGTGCACCGGGGACGAAGCGGAATCCCGGGGCCACTCgaaaggctggggcaggaacTACGCCTCCATCATCCGCCGTGACTGCATGTGGAGCGGCTTCTCGGCCCGGGAACGGCTGGAGAGAGCTGTGAGCGACCGGCTCGCTGCTGGCGCGCCCCGGGGGAACCCGCCCAAGGCGTCCGCCGCCCCGGACTGCACTCCCAGCCTCGAAGCCGGCAACCCGGCGCCCGCCGCCCCCTGTCCGCTGGGCGAACCCAAGACCCAGGCCTGCTCCGGGTCCGAGAGCCCAAGCGACTCGG AGAATGAAGAAATAGATGTTGTGACGGTAGAGAAGAGGCAGTCTCTGGGTATTCGGAAGCCGGTCACCATCACGGTGCGAGCAGACCCCCTGGATCCCTGCATGAAGCATTTCCACATCTCCATCCATCAGCAACAGCACAACTATGCTGCCCGTTTTCCTCCAGAAAGCTGCTCCCAAGAAGAGGCTTCAGAGAGGGGTCCCCAAGAAGAGGTTCTGGAGAGAGATGCTGCAGGAGaaaaggaagatgaggaggatgaAGAGATTGTGAGTCCCCCACCTGTAGAAAGTGAGGCTGCCCAGTCCTGCCACCCCAAACCTGTCAGTTCTGATACTGAGGATGTGACCAAGAGGAAGAATCACAACTTCCTGGAGCGCAAGAGGCGGAATGACCTGCGTTCGCGATTCTTGGCCCTGAGGGACCAGGTGCCCACCCTGGCCAGCTGCTCCAAGGCCCCCAAAGTAGTGATTCTAAGCAAGGCCTTGGAATACTTGCAAGCCCTGGTGGGGGCTGAGAAGAGGATGGCTACAGAGAAAAGGCAACTCCGATGCCGGCAGCAGCAATTGCAGAAAAGAATTGCATACCTCAGTGGCTACTAA